From the genome of Tautonia marina, one region includes:
- the gltX gene encoding glutamate--tRNA ligase — protein MSVRTRFAPSPTGFLHIGGVRTALFNWLLARHHGGQFVLRIDDTDQQRHVERAVSLILQGFRWLGMDWDEGPEIGGDHGPYFQSQRGHLYQEAAERLVASGRVYRDYSTESERAADKAAAEAEKRAYRFRRKPLTDDQIEQFEMEGRPYALRFEVPLGQTLVVNDLIKGPVEMKTDEVADFVIVRPDGSPLYNFASVIDDAEMKITHVVRAEEHLTNTFPQLLIFDALGYPLPQFAHVPYVAAPGSKKKLSKRDGAVGLHEFINEGYLPEGMLNYLARLGWSYDETTEMFSRADLIEKFSLDRVNSSPASHDPDKLFWIEGEWMKVAELDRKVHLTAPYIQHADEFVAWSRRRKDRKEDPPAAEDQEILAFLQKPSEVSEAEAERYKQVIEALGDRLKVASDIIKLGRYFFSEEISYDPDAVKKRLRKEGVPEILEAIQGILAEVEPFDLETLEARIKGYAESQGEGIGKVVNAVRVATTGQGVGPGLYDCLVILGRESCIDRIAQTRAMLAES, from the coding sequence ATGAGTGTTCGGACCCGATTTGCCCCCAGCCCGACCGGATTCCTTCACATCGGAGGGGTTCGCACGGCCCTGTTCAACTGGTTGCTCGCCCGTCATCACGGTGGGCAGTTCGTCCTCCGGATTGACGACACGGATCAGCAACGGCACGTCGAACGGGCCGTCTCCCTGATTCTGCAAGGGTTCCGCTGGCTGGGCATGGACTGGGACGAAGGCCCCGAGATCGGCGGTGACCACGGACCGTACTTCCAGTCGCAACGCGGCCATCTCTACCAAGAGGCCGCCGAGCGGTTGGTCGCGTCGGGGCGGGTCTATCGCGATTACTCGACCGAGTCCGAGCGCGCGGCCGACAAGGCCGCCGCCGAGGCCGAGAAACGCGCGTACCGATTTCGTCGCAAACCCTTGACCGACGACCAGATCGAACAGTTCGAGATGGAAGGTCGGCCTTACGCGCTGCGGTTCGAGGTCCCGCTTGGTCAGACCCTCGTGGTCAACGACCTGATCAAGGGGCCGGTCGAGATGAAGACCGACGAGGTGGCCGACTTCGTCATCGTTCGCCCCGACGGCTCGCCGCTCTATAACTTCGCCAGCGTGATCGACGACGCCGAGATGAAGATCACGCACGTCGTCCGAGCCGAGGAACACCTGACCAACACGTTCCCGCAACTGCTCATCTTCGATGCCCTCGGTTATCCGTTGCCGCAATTTGCCCATGTTCCCTATGTGGCGGCCCCGGGCTCGAAGAAGAAGCTGTCGAAGCGGGACGGGGCCGTGGGGTTGCATGAGTTCATCAACGAGGGGTACTTGCCCGAGGGGATGCTCAACTACCTCGCTCGGCTTGGATGGAGCTACGACGAGACGACCGAGATGTTTTCCCGAGCCGACCTGATCGAGAAATTCTCGCTCGATCGCGTCAACAGCTCCCCCGCCAGTCACGACCCGGACAAGCTGTTCTGGATCGAAGGGGAATGGATGAAAGTGGCCGAGCTGGACCGGAAGGTCCACCTGACTGCCCCTTATATCCAGCATGCCGACGAGTTTGTGGCCTGGAGCCGCCGTCGGAAGGATCGGAAGGAAGATCCGCCGGCGGCCGAGGATCAGGAGATCCTGGCATTCCTTCAGAAGCCCTCCGAGGTTTCGGAGGCCGAGGCCGAGCGGTACAAGCAGGTGATCGAGGCCCTGGGCGATCGGCTCAAGGTGGCGTCGGACATCATCAAGCTGGGCCGCTACTTCTTCTCCGAGGAGATCAGCTACGACCCCGACGCCGTGAAGAAGCGGCTCCGCAAGGAAGGGGTGCCCGAAATCCTCGAAGCGATCCAGGGGATTTTGGCCGAGGTCGAGCCGTTCGACCTGGAGACCCTTGAAGCTCGGATCAAAGGGTACGCCGAATCTCAAGGGGAAGGGATCGGCAAGGTGGTCAACGCCGTTCGGGTGGCCACGACCGGCCAGGGAGTGGGACCGGGCCTGTACGACTGCCTGGTCATTCTCGGCCGAGAGTCCTGCATCGACCGGATTGCCCAGACCCGGGCGATGCTGGCCGAATCCTGA
- the mnmA gene encoding tRNA 2-thiouridine(34) synthase MnmA codes for MGRRVVLAMSGGVDSSVAAHLLKQQGYEVIGLFMRTGAHAETAERRAKTCCSVTDALDAQAVADRLDIPFFALDFERDFSRIMDNFADEYLAGRTPNPCVLCNVWLKFGKLWAYGKQVGADFVATGHHARIVTDPDGSPQIARALDAGKDQSYVLFGLRRELLPNVLLPVGEYSKEAIRDLARELALPVHNKQDSQEICFIPDDDYLRFVRDRRPGSSEPGRIVDEDGNEVARHEGIEGFTIGQRRGLGIAFGEPRYVVQIEPQSKTVTVGRREALEKGGLEANRFNWQVPRPKGPLACSAQIRARHRAVPAVVEPLDGDRVRVRFDSPQPAVTPGQIVTVYDGDLVLGGGWIDCAIDPADVA; via the coding sequence ATGGGTCGGCGGGTGGTCCTGGCAATGAGTGGCGGTGTCGATAGCTCGGTGGCCGCTCATTTGCTCAAGCAACAGGGATACGAGGTCATCGGCCTGTTCATGAGGACCGGAGCCCACGCCGAGACCGCCGAACGCCGGGCCAAGACCTGTTGCAGCGTGACCGATGCGCTCGATGCCCAGGCCGTGGCCGATCGGCTGGACATCCCCTTCTTCGCCCTCGACTTCGAACGCGACTTCAGCCGGATCATGGATAACTTCGCCGACGAGTATCTCGCCGGCCGGACGCCGAATCCGTGCGTACTTTGCAACGTCTGGCTGAAGTTTGGCAAGCTCTGGGCCTATGGCAAGCAGGTTGGGGCCGATTTCGTGGCGACGGGCCACCATGCGAGGATCGTCACCGACCCGGACGGCTCGCCCCAGATCGCTCGGGCGCTGGATGCGGGGAAGGATCAGTCGTACGTTCTGTTCGGTCTTCGTCGCGAGTTGTTGCCGAACGTGCTCTTGCCGGTTGGCGAGTACTCGAAGGAGGCGATTCGTGACCTGGCCCGGGAGCTAGCCTTGCCGGTCCACAACAAGCAAGATAGCCAGGAAATTTGCTTCATTCCCGATGACGATTATTTGCGATTTGTGCGGGATCGTCGTCCGGGGTCGAGTGAGCCCGGTCGAATCGTTGATGAGGACGGCAACGAAGTGGCTCGGCACGAGGGGATCGAGGGATTCACGATCGGCCAGCGCCGCGGCCTGGGGATCGCCTTTGGCGAGCCGCGCTACGTGGTGCAGATCGAGCCCCAATCGAAGACCGTGACCGTCGGCCGCCGCGAAGCACTTGAAAAAGGTGGCCTGGAAGCCAATCGGTTCAACTGGCAGGTGCCTCGTCCTAAAGGCCCCCTGGCCTGCTCGGCTCAGATCCGGGCCAGGCATCGGGCCGTGCCTGCGGTGGTGGAACCGCTCGACGGTGACCGAGTTCGTGTGCGTTTCGACTCGCCCCAGCCGGCAGTGACTCCGGGACAGATCGTGACGGTTTACGATGGCGATCTGGTGCTGGGGGGAGGGTGGATTGACTGCGCGATTGATCCGGCCGATGTTGCCTGA
- the selA gene encoding L-seryl-tRNA(Sec) selenium transferase, with protein MTTDWEDHPGDRPDPSAFRRLPPVHALMSRPELTEAIEANGREAVVSVVRAVLEEARTAIARGVASTTLEGEDEVLSGVLDRLAQDRPSLRPVINATGVLLHTGLGRAPLAREASEAVARVASGYSNLEFDLDQGTRGRRSSGVAALLRRLTGAEAAAVVNNNAGATMIALRALASGREVIVSRGQLVEIGGSYRLPEVFESSGARLREVGTTNKTRLSDYERAIGPETAAILRVHPSNYRIVGFTESVGIADLAMLGRSKGLLTIDDIGSGAIGPGRPPGIVGEPTVIEAIEAGADLVLCSGDKLLGGPQCGLLIGKAEVVRRIERDPMMRALRVDKMTLAALEVTLRLAIDAERGARSIPLWRFLSVPVERLGDRADRLADRLRETLGMTASSEWSQAYLGGGSAPDAAIASACVRIEPPLPGRCSGATEASRALRMGEPSVVCRVQHGALWFDLRAVAEGDDEAIVQAIEGLVRA; from the coding sequence ATGACGACCGATTGGGAAGACCACCCGGGCGATCGACCAGACCCCTCGGCCTTTCGCCGATTGCCTCCCGTTCATGCCCTGATGTCTCGGCCCGAACTGACCGAGGCGATCGAGGCAAACGGTCGAGAAGCGGTCGTGTCCGTCGTCCGCGCCGTGCTGGAGGAGGCTCGGACGGCCATCGCTCGCGGGGTGGCATCGACCACGCTGGAGGGGGAAGACGAGGTCCTCAGTGGTGTGCTGGATCGGCTCGCTCAGGATCGGCCGAGCTTGCGGCCGGTCATCAATGCCACGGGGGTCTTGCTGCATACCGGACTCGGGCGAGCCCCCCTGGCGAGGGAGGCCAGCGAGGCCGTCGCCCGCGTGGCCAGCGGCTACAGCAATCTGGAATTCGATCTGGACCAGGGGACCCGAGGGCGGCGATCGAGTGGTGTCGCGGCCCTGCTGCGTCGGTTGACCGGGGCAGAGGCCGCGGCGGTCGTGAATAACAATGCCGGGGCGACCATGATTGCGCTTCGGGCCCTGGCAAGCGGTCGAGAGGTGATTGTCTCTCGCGGGCAACTGGTCGAGATCGGCGGCAGCTACCGCTTGCCGGAAGTCTTCGAAAGCTCCGGGGCCAGACTCCGAGAAGTCGGCACGACGAACAAAACACGCCTGAGCGATTACGAGCGGGCGATCGGTCCCGAAACGGCGGCCATTCTCCGGGTGCATCCGAGCAACTACCGGATTGTCGGCTTCACGGAATCGGTCGGCATCGCCGACCTGGCAATGCTGGGGCGATCGAAGGGCTTGCTCACGATTGACGACATCGGCTCCGGGGCGATCGGGCCGGGGCGACCGCCGGGGATCGTGGGAGAGCCGACGGTAATCGAGGCGATCGAGGCCGGGGCCGATCTGGTGCTTTGTTCGGGGGATAAGTTGCTTGGCGGGCCTCAGTGCGGGTTGTTGATCGGCAAGGCAGAGGTGGTACGGCGGATCGAACGCGATCCGATGATGCGAGCCTTGCGTGTCGACAAGATGACCTTGGCGGCACTTGAGGTCACACTCCGCCTGGCGATCGACGCGGAACGAGGAGCGCGGTCGATTCCGCTCTGGCGGTTCCTGTCGGTCCCGGTCGAGCGATTGGGGGATCGGGCCGATCGGCTGGCCGATCGGCTCCGGGAGACACTCGGAATGACAGCTTCGAGTGAATGGTCGCAGGCATATCTCGGCGGCGGCAGTGCGCCGGATGCGGCGATCGCGTCGGCTTGCGTTCGGATCGAGCCTCCCCTGCCCGGCCGATGCTCGGGAGCGACCGAGGCGAGCCGGGCCTTGCGGATGGGAGAACCGAGCGTGGTTTGCCGGGTGCAGCACGGGGCGCTCTGGTTCGATCTCCGCGCCGTGGCTGAAGGGGACGACGAGGCGATCGTTCAGGCGATCGAAGGGCTGGTCCGCGCCTGA
- the selB gene encoding selenocysteine-specific translation elongation factor, with protein MRDLILGTAGHIDHGKTSLVRALTGVDTDRLPAEKQRGITIDLGFAALDLGEVRIGLVDVPGHERFIRNMLAGATGFDLALLVIAADDSVMPQTREHLEILRLLGLRSGLIALTKCDMASEDWLDLVEEDVRTLVAGTFLEGAPIVRTSAVTGLGIEELRSTLATLASAIPSVSTEAPFRMAIDRCFTVAGHGTVVTGTIVSGAVSVGDELEWLPEGRRLRVRGLHRHAQAVDRIDRGARAAINLAGVHHSEIHRGQELATPGFLRPSVVLSAALRASAEAPRPLRHRARYRLHLGTAEVTASLSLLDGPELAPGQEGFAQFFLGEPVVAEYGQPFVIREESPPWTVGGGQILQPVAKRIRRKDLRDRERLEQLHRGDPIERASAVMGSYQLEPWSNLDLARDAGLDPDEVDRVVAEARSSGELIDLPVGPRRTIRIVRSHLETLEDRVVRAVGRLHERNPRLSSVRRSSVLGTLSDLKSESLVGAVIDRLAKTGRLVATDRTVALAGYQPQLTQAERRLKTELLDAHRGTGFAPPMVAELLDRAGNRREIVPELLDLLAEEGHLAAVEPRALYLDADTDVQLKRLVSDRLRDGSTISMAELRDLLGTSRKYAVPIGEYLDRIGLTIRDGDLRRLGAVTEEPVG; from the coding sequence GTGAGAGACCTCATTCTTGGGACGGCGGGTCATATTGATCATGGGAAGACGTCGCTGGTCCGCGCCCTGACCGGCGTCGATACCGACCGTTTGCCCGCGGAAAAGCAACGGGGCATCACGATTGATCTGGGGTTTGCCGCGCTCGACCTGGGAGAGGTCCGGATTGGCCTGGTGGACGTTCCCGGCCACGAGCGGTTCATCAGGAACATGTTAGCTGGTGCCACGGGGTTCGATCTGGCCTTGCTGGTGATCGCGGCAGACGACTCGGTGATGCCGCAAACGCGGGAACATCTGGAAATCCTTCGGCTGCTGGGGTTGCGATCCGGGTTGATTGCCCTGACCAAGTGCGACATGGCCAGCGAGGACTGGCTCGATCTGGTCGAGGAGGATGTTCGGACGCTGGTGGCCGGAACGTTTCTGGAAGGGGCGCCCATCGTTCGCACCTCGGCCGTGACCGGGTTGGGGATTGAGGAGTTGCGATCGACCCTGGCCACCCTGGCCTCGGCCATTCCGAGCGTTTCGACCGAGGCACCGTTTCGGATGGCGATCGACCGATGCTTCACGGTCGCCGGGCATGGCACGGTGGTCACGGGAACGATCGTCTCGGGCGCGGTGAGCGTGGGAGACGAGCTGGAGTGGCTGCCCGAGGGGCGTCGGCTTCGGGTCCGAGGGCTGCATCGTCACGCTCAGGCGGTGGATCGGATTGATCGGGGAGCGCGGGCGGCGATCAACCTGGCGGGGGTGCATCACTCGGAGATCCACAGAGGGCAAGAGCTGGCGACCCCTGGGTTTCTTCGACCGTCGGTGGTGCTGTCGGCCGCGCTGAGGGCCTCGGCCGAGGCGCCTCGGCCCTTGAGGCATCGAGCCCGGTATCGGTTGCACCTGGGAACGGCCGAGGTGACGGCCTCGCTGTCCTTGCTCGACGGTCCAGAACTGGCACCGGGCCAGGAAGGGTTCGCCCAGTTTTTTCTGGGAGAGCCGGTCGTGGCCGAGTATGGCCAGCCGTTCGTGATCCGAGAGGAAAGCCCCCCGTGGACCGTCGGCGGCGGTCAGATCCTTCAACCAGTTGCGAAACGAATCCGGCGAAAGGACCTGCGCGATCGAGAACGGCTGGAGCAATTGCATCGTGGCGACCCGATCGAGCGGGCCAGCGCGGTGATGGGTTCGTATCAACTGGAGCCGTGGTCGAACCTCGACCTGGCACGAGACGCCGGGCTCGATCCCGATGAGGTGGATCGAGTGGTGGCCGAGGCCCGATCAAGTGGCGAGCTCATTGATTTGCCGGTCGGTCCGAGACGGACGATCCGGATTGTCCGATCGCATCTGGAAACGTTGGAAGATCGGGTGGTGCGAGCGGTGGGCCGTTTGCATGAACGGAACCCGAGGCTTTCCAGTGTCAGGCGGTCGAGCGTGCTGGGGACCTTGAGCGACCTGAAAAGTGAGTCGCTAGTCGGGGCGGTGATTGACCGTCTGGCGAAGACGGGACGCCTGGTTGCCACCGATCGGACGGTGGCGCTGGCCGGGTATCAGCCGCAATTGACCCAGGCCGAGCGCCGGCTCAAAACCGAGTTGCTCGACGCGCATCGGGGGACCGGCTTCGCGCCGCCGATGGTCGCGGAGTTGCTCGATCGGGCCGGGAATCGGCGGGAGATCGTCCCGGAACTGCTCGATCTGCTGGCGGAGGAAGGGCATCTGGCGGCGGTCGAACCGCGAGCATTGTATCTCGACGCCGATACCGACGTGCAGCTCAAACGTTTGGTGAGCGATCGCCTGCGGGACGGATCGACGATCAGCATGGCCGAGCTACGCGACCTGCTCGGAACATCGAGAAAGTATGCAGTGCCGATCGGAGAATATCTGGATCGGATTGGCCTGACGATCCGAGACGGAGATCTCCGGCGGCTTGGAGCGGTGACGGAGGAACCCGTGGGATGA
- a CDS encoding glycosyltransferase family 4 protein has protein sequence MTPDSYLLVFALSFLGCVLATPIVTRLAIWAGAIDRPDQFRRVHKGATPRLGGLGLAVGLSVGLGALTFGGLMPDWPGLTSWADSLVWIGMAAGVVLLLGVVDDTIGVTPRAKLLGQAVAVMLLYAGGIRIESVEILGLELSLSLPFTLGFPGRPETLLLDLPSIAVTLLWFLGCMNIWNLIDGMDGLASGVGLIVAGTMMLVAVALSNYGSALMGAALAGGLAGFLLYNWHPACIFLGDSGSLLIGMLIGVIGIQGSLKGTMAVSILLPILAMGLPISDTALAIFRRWVRNLPLTAADRRHVHHVLIGLGLDPRQAAAMLYSFTAFLCGVVLLGVAMRSDVLALILGSSGCSAFVVILYSRRNELAELRNDLAARMVRGRQERRAAKITWEAIQRVELAADSDRVLEIMTETAETLGCSAARLTFRGPGTEAARRDHGDWPAEIEGDPSTDRLSGPTAQFRLFGAGDTLLTVDLRFSDRSDLASDIAFRFLQRLSLASSERLGRLLADGVLGRSIGSEPENVLSGSPTPGTTLVLATAPAGLAGGWPSPSSGVAFVPRSPDTD, from the coding sequence ATGACGCCCGATTCCTACCTGCTCGTCTTCGCGCTCTCGTTCCTCGGCTGCGTGCTGGCCACGCCGATCGTCACCCGACTGGCCATCTGGGCCGGGGCCATCGATCGGCCCGATCAGTTCCGCCGGGTCCACAAGGGAGCCACGCCGCGACTCGGTGGCCTGGGTCTGGCGGTCGGACTGTCGGTCGGCCTGGGAGCCTTGACCTTTGGCGGCCTGATGCCCGACTGGCCAGGATTGACCTCCTGGGCCGATTCGCTCGTCTGGATCGGTATGGCCGCGGGGGTGGTCTTGCTCCTCGGTGTCGTCGACGACACGATCGGCGTCACACCCCGGGCCAAGCTGCTCGGCCAGGCAGTGGCCGTGATGCTTCTTTACGCGGGGGGCATCCGGATCGAATCGGTCGAAATCCTCGGCCTCGAGCTTTCGCTGAGCCTGCCCTTCACCCTCGGCTTCCCCGGCCGTCCCGAAACCTTGCTGCTCGACCTGCCGAGCATCGCCGTCACCTTGCTCTGGTTCCTCGGATGCATGAACATCTGGAACTTGATTGATGGAATGGACGGTCTGGCCTCGGGCGTCGGGCTGATTGTTGCCGGCACGATGATGCTCGTGGCCGTCGCCCTGAGCAACTACGGCTCGGCCCTGATGGGGGCGGCGCTTGCCGGCGGCCTGGCCGGCTTCTTGCTGTACAACTGGCATCCGGCCTGCATCTTTCTCGGCGACAGCGGGAGCCTTCTGATCGGCATGCTGATCGGCGTCATCGGCATTCAGGGCTCGCTCAAAGGGACGATGGCCGTCTCCATCCTCCTGCCGATCCTCGCCATGGGCTTGCCGATCTCCGACACCGCCCTGGCTATCTTCCGCCGATGGGTGCGCAACCTCCCCCTGACGGCTGCCGACCGCCGCCACGTCCACCACGTCCTGATCGGCCTCGGGCTCGACCCGAGACAGGCCGCGGCCATGCTTTACAGTTTCACCGCTTTTCTCTGCGGTGTCGTCCTGCTCGGAGTGGCCATGCGAAGCGATGTGCTGGCTCTGATCCTCGGAAGCTCCGGTTGCTCGGCCTTCGTCGTCATCCTCTACAGCCGTCGCAACGAGCTGGCGGAACTGCGAAACGATCTGGCGGCCCGGATGGTGCGGGGTCGCCAGGAACGCCGCGCCGCCAAGATCACCTGGGAAGCGATCCAGCGCGTCGAGCTGGCCGCCGACTCCGATCGCGTCCTGGAGATCATGACCGAAACGGCCGAAACGCTCGGCTGCTCGGCCGCTCGCCTGACGTTCCGAGGCCCCGGCACCGAGGCCGCCCGACGCGATCACGGTGATTGGCCCGCGGAGATCGAAGGTGACCCCTCGACCGATCGCCTGTCGGGTCCCACCGCTCAGTTCCGACTCTTCGGTGCCGGCGATACCTTGCTGACAGTTGACTTGCGGTTCAGCGATCGGTCGGACCTGGCCTCCGACATCGCCTTCCGATTCCTGCAGCGGCTCTCGCTGGCGAGCAGTGAGCGCCTCGGTCGGCTCCTGGCCGACGGGGTGCTCGGGCGTTCGATCGGGTCGGAACCCGAGAACGTCCTCAGCGGATCGCCGACCCCCGGCACCACGTTGGTGCTGGCCACGGCTCCCGCCGGGCTCGCCGGTGGCTGGCCCTCCCCCTCGTCGGGAGTGGCCTTCGTCCCCCGATCGCCCGACACCGACTGA
- a CDS encoding polysaccharide biosynthesis tyrosine autokinase: protein MERIILPYGGQAAGVPQNSIAPAASAVPAPHTPPPAYIPIGSASGPSGSTGSPSGKTPADYLRALRRRFWLIVLVGGVLATIGTTLVLRQKPVYRASAQIEIVPPQFDSILASLMADDSINLSAVTPEQYEANRLAHLRNRQTVEEVLRSPRIGPPVRSEGDPVEELLAELRTNRLAQSTRYDVHLEGNDPYRVATILDLWLEEYERDSQAEVDTKVANSQAAAEANIKKMYDELAEIDRRISQAMANSPDLSPDGENYLVRRYESLGLLKMQKQNSMDQLQHQLWIARMFPKEQGPAFSIEQRQLEDLMERRQALDLKIGEVARVARNPRDPAITRYMKMRRDLEQQIHDLQAMSIQASGPQEDPTATLFSQYREVLTGELTQIEEAEQGILQKIQRMAPDHNQFNTLLKERERTAAGIASLRAKIEQFDVLSQTQNKPVRVVQRPTPPTKPVRPGYTLLVALVCLVSMVSGVGTVLAIEHLDHSVRAPEQLTSGLTLPLLGVVSRMKRTAKLQRGGHLWTAGAPYSAEADAYRNLRASLVGMTCPEGKPAVTLLVTSAKAGEGKSTTALNLAATCARSGERTLLLEVDLRRPSLRPVFDDPEADTDHDLGLVDVLRGEMPWQRTVVSTDIPNLDFLPAGDPSGVPVEVLGALEMKQLIAAVSRHYDRVILDGPAILGLADCRMLGRIVDSAILVVRAGANDLRPVLRARSMLEQSQAPIVGVVFNGLCEDVNNWSCVSSYLDEHGEPVGPVSTGRLGGRSRGAAGALAAAE from the coding sequence ATGGAGCGGATCATCCTCCCCTATGGCGGCCAGGCCGCCGGGGTTCCCCAAAACTCGATTGCCCCGGCGGCTTCGGCGGTTCCTGCGCCTCATACTCCGCCACCGGCCTACATCCCCATCGGCTCGGCCTCGGGCCCTTCCGGATCGACCGGCTCCCCCTCGGGCAAGACTCCGGCCGATTACCTCCGCGCTCTGCGTCGGCGGTTCTGGCTGATCGTCCTCGTCGGCGGGGTGCTGGCCACCATCGGCACCACCCTGGTCCTGCGCCAGAAGCCCGTCTATCGGGCGTCGGCCCAGATCGAGATTGTGCCGCCGCAGTTTGACTCGATCCTCGCCAGCCTGATGGCCGACGACTCGATTAACCTCTCGGCCGTCACCCCCGAGCAGTACGAAGCCAACCGCCTGGCCCACCTCCGCAACCGGCAGACCGTCGAGGAGGTGCTGCGAAGCCCCCGCATCGGGCCTCCGGTGCGGTCGGAAGGGGATCCGGTCGAGGAGCTGCTGGCCGAGCTTCGAACCAACCGTCTCGCGCAATCGACCCGTTACGACGTTCATCTCGAAGGTAACGACCCGTACCGCGTCGCCACGATCCTCGACCTCTGGCTCGAAGAGTACGAACGCGATTCGCAGGCCGAGGTCGACACCAAGGTCGCCAACTCGCAGGCCGCCGCCGAGGCCAACATCAAGAAGATGTACGACGAGCTGGCCGAGATTGACCGCCGGATCAGCCAGGCCATGGCTAACTCGCCCGACCTCTCTCCCGACGGCGAGAACTACCTGGTCCGCCGCTACGAGTCGCTCGGCCTCCTGAAGATGCAGAAGCAGAACAGCATGGATCAGCTTCAGCATCAGCTCTGGATCGCCCGGATGTTCCCCAAGGAGCAGGGACCGGCCTTCTCGATCGAGCAGCGTCAGCTTGAGGATCTGATGGAACGCCGCCAAGCCCTCGACCTGAAGATCGGCGAGGTCGCCCGCGTCGCCCGCAACCCTCGCGACCCGGCCATCACCCGCTACATGAAGATGCGACGCGACCTGGAACAACAAATTCATGATCTCCAGGCGATGTCGATCCAAGCGAGCGGCCCCCAGGAAGACCCGACCGCGACCCTCTTCTCCCAGTATCGCGAGGTTCTCACCGGCGAACTGACCCAGATCGAGGAAGCGGAACAGGGAATCTTGCAGAAAATTCAGCGGATGGCCCCCGACCACAACCAGTTCAACACCTTGCTCAAGGAGCGAGAGCGCACCGCCGCAGGGATCGCCTCGCTTCGAGCGAAGATCGAACAGTTCGACGTGCTGTCGCAAACCCAGAACAAGCCCGTCCGTGTCGTTCAGCGTCCCACACCACCAACCAAACCTGTCCGGCCAGGTTATACCTTGCTCGTGGCCCTGGTCTGCCTCGTCTCGATGGTCTCCGGAGTGGGGACCGTTTTGGCCATTGAACACCTCGATCACTCGGTTCGGGCCCCTGAGCAACTGACGAGCGGCCTGACGCTTCCCTTGCTCGGCGTCGTCTCCCGCATGAAGCGTACGGCAAAGCTGCAACGCGGCGGGCACCTCTGGACCGCCGGCGCCCCGTACTCGGCCGAGGCCGACGCCTACCGGAACCTGCGAGCCAGCCTGGTCGGCATGACCTGCCCCGAGGGCAAGCCTGCTGTCACCCTGCTCGTCACCAGCGCCAAGGCCGGCGAGGGCAAAAGCACGACCGCCCTGAACCTGGCCGCCACCTGTGCCCGGTCGGGCGAGCGCACCTTGCTCCTCGAAGTGGACCTCCGCCGTCCGAGCCTCCGCCCGGTCTTCGACGATCCCGAGGCCGACACCGACCACGACCTCGGCCTTGTCGATGTGCTCCGAGGCGAGATGCCCTGGCAACGCACGGTCGTCTCGACCGACATCCCGAACCTCGACTTCCTGCCCGCGGGCGATCCCTCGGGCGTTCCGGTCGAGGTCCTCGGCGCCCTGGAGATGAAGCAACTGATCGCGGCCGTCTCGCGCCATTACGACCGGGTGATCCTGGACGGCCCAGCGATCCTCGGGCTGGCCGACTGCCGGATGCTCGGGCGGATCGTCGACTCGGCCATCCTCGTCGTCCGGGCCGGGGCGAACGACCTTCGGCCGGTCCTTCGAGCCCGCTCGATGCTCGAACAGTCGCAAGCCCCAATTGTCGGCGTCGTCTTCAATGGCTTGTGCGAGGACGTGAACAACTGGTCGTGTGTTTCTTCGTATCTTGATGAGCATGGCGAGCCGGTCGGTCCGGTGAGCACGGGCCGTCTCGGCGGCCGGTCGCGTGGAGCGGCCGGGGCGCTGGCTGCGGCCGAGTGA